One Angustibacter luteus genomic window carries:
- a CDS encoding GNAT family N-acetyltransferase, with product MTADPGLQHRAFPARCTDDGPDHQTIAWMTARFNGFLQDLPSAGQVASTAAAWQQEGRVLHAIYDVGSRPEAALGPDVPVATAAVIEASLDAGGDTDIACTLVADVTVRPTHRGQGLMRHIMQAITTRARETGVPLVALHAAHPALYARFGFSPAVRSLSVEADCARFALRSQPSGTVHAADPRRAHDLARTVAAASGDLRFGALTASSLVEHPPQGSDHATRCLVHVDDHGHVDGVLTYAFQGWTPQAQVLELRSETYAAVEAHAALWQTLASTGLASTVRATDVRTDDPLPWLLVDRAAWRVTGMSDGYSLRILDAATAMRLRGYSGPDAEIAIDVEDPGGPTAGRWLLQVSGGRAAVETTARPADLTMDVQALAAAFLGTTAATVLHGAGLVTGSQAAARALDDLLRGPVAASSSLHF from the coding sequence ATGACCGCCGACCCCGGCCTGCAGCACCGGGCGTTCCCTGCCCGGTGCACCGACGACGGCCCGGACCACCAGACGATCGCCTGGATGACGGCTCGCTTCAACGGGTTCCTCCAGGACCTGCCATCCGCCGGCCAGGTCGCCAGCACCGCCGCAGCCTGGCAGCAGGAGGGCCGTGTCCTGCACGCGATCTACGACGTCGGTTCGCGACCGGAGGCCGCGCTGGGCCCCGACGTTCCCGTCGCCACCGCAGCCGTCATCGAGGCCAGTCTCGACGCCGGGGGCGACACTGACATCGCCTGCACCCTCGTCGCCGACGTGACGGTCCGCCCGACGCACCGCGGTCAGGGCCTCATGCGACACATCATGCAGGCGATCACGACGCGGGCGCGCGAGACCGGCGTCCCGCTCGTGGCCCTGCACGCCGCGCACCCGGCCCTGTACGCGCGTTTCGGGTTCTCGCCGGCGGTCCGGTCCCTGTCGGTCGAGGCCGACTGCGCCCGGTTCGCGCTGCGAAGCCAACCCTCCGGGACGGTGCACGCGGCCGACCCGCGACGGGCCCACGACCTGGCCCGGACGGTTGCCGCCGCATCGGGTGACCTGCGCTTCGGTGCGCTGACCGCCAGCTCACTGGTCGAGCACCCACCGCAGGGCAGTGACCACGCGACCCGGTGCCTCGTGCACGTCGACGATCACGGTCACGTCGACGGCGTGCTGACGTACGCGTTCCAGGGATGGACACCGCAGGCCCAGGTGCTCGAGCTCCGGTCGGAGACGTACGCCGCGGTCGAGGCGCACGCGGCGCTCTGGCAGACCCTGGCCTCCACCGGGCTCGCGAGCACGGTGCGTGCCACCGATGTTCGGACGGACGACCCGCTGCCGTGGCTGCTCGTCGACCGGGCCGCCTGGCGGGTCACGGGGATGTCCGACGGCTACTCGCTGCGCATCCTGGACGCGGCCACCGCGATGCGGCTGCGCGGGTACTCAGGGCCGGACGCGGAGATCGCGATCGACGTCGAGGACCCGGGCGGACCCACCGCCGGTCGCTGGCTCCTCCAGGTGTCGGGCGGCCGGGCAGCAGTCGAGACCACGGCTCGCCCGGCCGATCTCACCATGGACGTCCAGGCACTCGCGGCCGCGTTCCTCGGCACCACCGCTGCCACGGTGCTGCACGGCGCGGGCTTGGTCACCGGGTCCCAGGCCGCTGCCCGCGCCCTGGACGACTTGCTCCGAGGGCCGGTCGCGGCGTCGTCGTCCCTGCACTTCTGA
- a CDS encoding sugar ABC transporter permease yields MNQSRSFIFGRRWSAQLTFAVGISLVVLFSLIPAAGIFAISLTDIRSLPFIPIHFVGFENYSTFFSSAQLGYNLHALKNTFVFAISVTLLQNSLALLIAVLLNQRLRGRNFARAVVFMPTILGVTVIGLIFSLMFNPSGGPAASIWKSFGASSAFFGDPHLAMALVIAVSVWAGMGVAVVIYLAGLQAIPVELYEVSSIDGATSWQKLRYVTFPLLAPAVTANTLLSIIGALQSYQLIYVLTGPINPATQVLSLAIFTQGFGGAQGGAVQSQGYAAAISVVQFVIVMIVSVATLVYLRRKETSL; encoded by the coding sequence ATGAACCAGTCGCGCTCGTTCATCTTCGGGCGGCGGTGGTCGGCCCAGCTGACCTTCGCCGTCGGGATCAGCCTGGTCGTCCTGTTCTCGCTCATCCCCGCGGCGGGCATCTTCGCGATCTCGCTGACCGACATCCGTTCGCTGCCGTTCATCCCGATCCACTTCGTCGGGTTCGAGAACTACTCCACGTTCTTCTCCTCGGCGCAGCTCGGCTACAACCTGCACGCGCTGAAGAACACGTTCGTCTTCGCCATCTCCGTGACGCTCCTGCAGAACTCCCTCGCACTGCTCATCGCCGTCCTGCTGAACCAACGCCTGCGGGGGCGCAACTTCGCCCGAGCGGTGGTCTTCATGCCCACGATCCTGGGTGTGACCGTCATCGGCCTGATCTTCTCGCTGATGTTCAACCCCAGCGGCGGACCCGCGGCGAGCATCTGGAAGTCGTTCGGCGCGTCCTCGGCGTTCTTCGGGGACCCGCACCTGGCCATGGCGCTGGTCATCGCCGTCTCGGTGTGGGCCGGCATGGGGGTCGCGGTGGTGATCTACCTCGCCGGGCTGCAGGCGATCCCCGTCGAGCTGTACGAGGTGTCGTCCATCGACGGCGCGACGTCGTGGCAGAAGCTGCGGTACGTCACCTTCCCGTTGCTGGCTCCGGCGGTGACGGCGAACACCCTGCTGTCCATCATCGGTGCACTGCAGAGCTACCAGCTGATCTACGTGCTGACCGGCCCGATCAACCCGGCCACCCAGGTGCTGTCCCTGGCGATCTTCACCCAGGGATTCGGGGGTGCCCAGGGCGGCGCGGTGCAGTCGCAGGGCTACGCGGCGGCCATCTCGGTCGTCCAGTTCGTCATCGTGATGATCGTCTCCGTCGCGACCCTCGTCTACCTCCGTCGGAAGGAGACCTCGCTGTGA
- a CDS encoding LacI family DNA-binding transcriptional regulator, which produces MKQRVTIVDVARDAGVSIATVSAALNDRPGVSEPTRKRIVATAKRLGWSPSLRGRSLSQKRAFSVGLVIQRNPSVIASDPFFAGFISGVESVLEDGGYALVLQVAPTRQRTIARYRQLAADHRVDGVFLTDVSIPDTRFDLVRRLGIPAVAINARPGGDGISSVRQAHEPAIDALLHHLVDLGHRRIAHVSGPKDYIHAHDRETAWREYLSGARIRPGACVEGDFSLASGSRAAAALLRRRPRPTAVFCANDLMAIGFIAKATELGFSVPGDVSVAGYDGIDFGAYARPSLTTVTTAPHVLGEQAARTLLAMLDGAPASHVDTEPASLVVRASTGPPT; this is translated from the coding sequence ATGAAGCAACGCGTCACGATCGTGGACGTCGCCCGGGACGCCGGGGTGTCCATCGCCACGGTTTCCGCCGCCCTCAACGACCGCCCGGGGGTGTCCGAACCGACGCGCAAGCGGATCGTGGCCACGGCCAAGCGACTCGGCTGGTCCCCTTCGCTGCGCGGTCGCAGCCTGTCGCAGAAGCGCGCCTTCAGCGTGGGGCTCGTCATCCAGCGCAACCCCTCGGTCATCGCCTCGGACCCGTTCTTCGCCGGGTTCATCAGCGGGGTCGAGTCCGTCCTCGAGGACGGCGGGTACGCCCTGGTCCTGCAGGTGGCACCGACCCGGCAGCGCACCATCGCCCGGTACCGGCAGCTCGCCGCGGACCATCGCGTCGACGGGGTCTTCCTCACCGACGTGTCCATCCCGGACACCCGGTTCGACCTCGTGCGCAGGCTCGGCATCCCCGCGGTCGCCATCAACGCGCGGCCGGGCGGCGACGGGATCTCCTCCGTCCGGCAGGCGCACGAACCCGCCATCGACGCGCTGCTGCACCACCTCGTCGACCTCGGGCACCGGCGCATCGCCCACGTCTCCGGACCCAAGGACTACATCCACGCCCACGACCGCGAGACGGCGTGGCGCGAGTACCTGTCGGGCGCCCGGATCCGACCGGGCGCCTGCGTCGAGGGCGACTTCTCGCTCGCCTCCGGCAGCCGCGCCGCAGCCGCGCTGCTCCGGCGGCGACCTCGACCCACCGCCGTGTTCTGCGCGAACGACCTGATGGCCATCGGGTTCATCGCCAAGGCCACGGAGCTGGGGTTCTCCGTGCCGGGCGACGTCTCCGTCGCGGGGTACGACGGCATCGACTTCGGCGCGTACGCGCGCCCCTCGCTGACGACCGTCACCACGGCCCCCCACGTCCTGGGCGAGCAGGCGGCACGCACCCTCCTGGCGATGCTGGACGGCGCCCCCGCATCGCACGTGGACACCGAGCCGGCCAGCCTCGTCGTCCGCGCGTCGACCGGGCCGCCGACCTGA
- a CDS encoding GNAT family N-acetyltransferase produces MTDDVTLVDLAGEELATYLVHLEKSYADDMHRLGGVPIDEAREKSRRSMAELFPDGQPAEGNQLWRAQDPEGATVGILWLARRDDGAGDPYAWIYDIEVEESRRGQGWGRQLMRAAERISREWGLRSLRLNVFGDNATARNLYRSQGFREQAVQMAKDL; encoded by the coding sequence ATGACCGACGACGTGACCCTCGTGGACCTGGCGGGCGAGGAGCTCGCGACGTACCTCGTGCACCTGGAGAAGTCCTACGCCGACGACATGCACCGGCTCGGTGGGGTGCCGATCGACGAGGCCCGGGAGAAGTCCCGGCGCAGCATGGCCGAGCTGTTCCCGGACGGCCAGCCCGCCGAGGGCAACCAGCTCTGGCGGGCGCAGGACCCCGAGGGCGCCACCGTCGGCATCCTGTGGCTGGCTCGGCGCGACGACGGGGCCGGCGACCCGTACGCCTGGATCTACGACATCGAGGTGGAGGAGTCCCGACGCGGGCAGGGCTGGGGTCGTCAGCTGATGCGGGCCGCCGAGCGGATCAGCCGCGAGTGGGGCCTGCGCTCGTTGCGGCTCAACGTCTTCGGTGACAACGCCACCGCCCGCAACCTGTACCGCAGCCAGGGCTTCCGCGAGCAGGCCGTGCAGATGGCGAAGGATCTCTGA
- a CDS encoding ABC transporter substrate-binding protein: MGAGLTALVTMTACSGSSGESAAPTPKGSASGTLNVVVSSATGSDAGFKAVNQAFIAKYPGVKINFTAVPNENYAQAHASRLTAGSIDVGLAGPKELPSYVPAGNEGDDARLADQGGYVDLTNQAFMKKYNPTVLDQIKYKGKNYTVPTGLSYYSGMFYNKKIFADNGIKIPTTWTELMAACETLKAKGIVPLGIGGKDSAGLNMLGVVQSLYPTAQAKDDLAKGLYGGTVKLNDGKQLQVLQNVQKLYSYAEPNFAGVNYATMTADFVNGKLAMMSDGTWNTTTIQQAGGSKLDFGYFPLPASDNAADNKYLGGKVELTLAIPSNAKNKSAAIEYLSFFTDNYQLFDDEAGFAPSVTGAKSNPFYTDIAKYTSTFEPAWDTVWIPNTKAGAAAQNPFNWAGIAPMGKSDPQGAADASEKDWQAGLK; the protein is encoded by the coding sequence ATGGGAGCTGGGCTCACCGCCCTGGTCACCATGACGGCGTGCTCGGGGAGTTCCGGGGAGTCCGCTGCTCCCACGCCGAAGGGGAGCGCCAGCGGCACGCTCAACGTCGTGGTCTCGAGCGCGACCGGGTCGGACGCCGGCTTCAAGGCGGTCAACCAGGCGTTCATCGCCAAGTACCCGGGCGTGAAGATCAACTTCACCGCGGTGCCCAACGAGAACTACGCCCAGGCGCACGCCTCCCGGCTCACCGCCGGCAGCATCGACGTCGGGCTCGCCGGGCCGAAGGAGCTGCCGAGCTACGTTCCCGCCGGTAACGAGGGCGACGACGCCCGGCTCGCGGACCAGGGCGGGTACGTGGACCTCACGAACCAGGCGTTCATGAAGAAGTACAACCCGACCGTGCTGGACCAGATCAAGTACAAGGGCAAGAACTACACCGTGCCCACGGGTCTGAGCTACTACTCCGGCATGTTCTACAACAAGAAGATCTTCGCGGACAACGGGATCAAGATCCCGACGACGTGGACCGAGTTGATGGCGGCCTGCGAGACGCTGAAGGCCAAGGGCATCGTCCCGCTCGGCATCGGCGGCAAGGACTCGGCGGGGCTGAACATGCTGGGCGTGGTGCAGAGTCTGTACCCGACGGCGCAGGCGAAGGACGACCTCGCCAAGGGTCTGTACGGCGGCACGGTGAAGCTCAACGACGGCAAGCAGCTCCAGGTGCTGCAGAACGTGCAGAAGCTCTACTCGTATGCCGAGCCGAACTTCGCCGGCGTGAACTACGCGACCATGACCGCGGACTTCGTCAACGGCAAGCTCGCCATGATGAGCGACGGCACCTGGAACACCACCACCATCCAGCAGGCCGGCGGGAGCAAGCTCGACTTCGGCTACTTCCCGCTGCCCGCCAGCGACAACGCGGCGGACAACAAGTACCTGGGTGGGAAGGTCGAGCTGACGCTCGCCATCCCGAGCAACGCGAAGAACAAGTCGGCCGCGATCGAGTACCTCAGCTTCTTCACCGACAACTACCAGCTCTTCGACGACGAGGCCGGCTTCGCGCCGTCCGTGACCGGCGCCAAGAGCAACCCGTTCTACACCGACATCGCCAAGTACACGAGCACGTTCGAGCCCGCGTGGGACACCGTCTGGATCCCCAACACCAAGGCTGGAGCCGCGGCGCAGAACCCGTTCAACTGGGCCGGCATCGCTCCGATGGGCAAGTCCGACCCCCAAGGCGCCGCTGATGCCTCCGAGAAGGACTGGCAGGCGGGTCTGAAGTAG
- a CDS encoding Gfo/Idh/MocA family oxidoreductase: MVRPRVGIVGAGSITSLHVPFWQRLGWQVSVYALEGAPALADRYGIQVEPTLDGLLASADVVDVCSSSASHASLATLAVRRGLPVVCEKPMALSFKESLDLAAEARRRGVRVLPAHVVRFFGQYEAVHRAVRGGALGDLAVLRFVRGGARPDGAWFLDEAQSGGIVFDLMVHDLDQARWLAGEVRSVHAVQNPPSADGQVPPEVVAHATLVHDGGAISQVQSFWGSPGFTFGPSFDVAGSAGRLVSSPDHEVTVFEDLPGIEAEQSYLPPETAEESPYFSQLEEFSRALLQDDPCRVAALDGVMAVGLAEAARTSIQTGEPVDFLPWREQIADAL, from the coding sequence ATGGTTCGCCCCCGAGTCGGCATCGTCGGAGCCGGGAGCATCACCTCGCTGCACGTCCCCTTCTGGCAGCGCCTCGGCTGGCAGGTGTCGGTCTACGCCCTGGAAGGGGCGCCGGCCCTGGCCGACCGGTACGGGATCCAGGTGGAGCCGACGTTGGACGGCCTGCTCGCCAGTGCCGACGTCGTCGATGTCTGCAGCTCCTCGGCCAGCCACGCATCGCTCGCGACGCTTGCCGTCCGACGCGGTCTCCCGGTGGTCTGCGAGAAGCCCATGGCGTTGTCGTTCAAGGAGTCCCTGGACCTCGCGGCTGAGGCACGGCGACGTGGGGTGAGGGTCCTGCCGGCCCACGTCGTCAGGTTCTTCGGCCAGTACGAGGCCGTCCATCGGGCGGTGCGGGGTGGGGCCCTGGGCGACCTGGCCGTGCTGCGCTTCGTCCGCGGTGGGGCCAGACCGGACGGCGCGTGGTTCCTCGACGAGGCCCAGTCCGGAGGGATCGTGTTCGACCTGATGGTGCACGACCTGGACCAGGCGAGGTGGCTCGCCGGAGAGGTGCGGAGCGTGCACGCCGTGCAGAACCCGCCGAGCGCGGACGGGCAGGTTCCCCCGGAGGTGGTGGCCCACGCGACGTTGGTCCACGACGGCGGTGCGATCTCCCAGGTCCAGTCCTTCTGGGGGAGCCCGGGGTTCACCTTCGGGCCGTCGTTCGACGTCGCGGGCAGCGCAGGCCGGCTCGTCAGCAGCCCGGACCACGAGGTCACCGTTTTCGAGGATCTCCCCGGGATCGAGGCGGAGCAGTCGTACCTGCCGCCTGAGACGGCGGAGGAGAGCCCCTACTTCAGCCAGCTCGAGGAGTTCTCCCGCGCGCTCCTGCAGGACGATCCGTGTCGGGTCGCGGCCCTGGACGGCGTGATGGCGGTAGGGCTCGCCGAGGCGGCCAGGACGTCGATCCAGACCGGCGAACCGGTGGACTTCCTGCCCTGGCGCGAGCAGATCGCAGATGCGCTGTGA
- a CDS encoding Gfo/Idh/MocA family oxidoreductase: MTDSMLQVGVLSAAHGHAAGYLRHLAAQPNVAVSFSDPGAPDDVADRGQQLAAAAGARWIEDPAELLAGADAVVVCSENSRHHDDVLAALGQGCHVLCEKPMATTAADAVHLWQAANGAGLVLGVAHPVRQSPAYRHLQARLEGGALGTVLSLLGTNNGMLPRDRAWFTQPQWSGGGALADHLVHCTDLVDGLLGAAAVRVRAASNRILEQYPPTEVETGGIVTIEYEGGVIATVDCSWSQPRTAPTWGGLSLDVIGTRGRVRIDPFNLRVAGFAAGGPQWLAYGSDMDADMIGNFLSAVRGRTSIHAGALAGVRSVEIMAAALESAREGGRTVAVRSLTSTLS, from the coding sequence GTGACGGACTCGATGCTGCAGGTCGGCGTGCTCTCCGCAGCACACGGACACGCCGCCGGCTACCTCAGACACCTTGCCGCACAGCCGAATGTCGCCGTCTCGTTCAGCGACCCGGGCGCGCCCGACGACGTCGCCGACCGGGGTCAGCAGCTCGCGGCCGCAGCCGGCGCCCGCTGGATCGAGGACCCGGCCGAGCTGCTGGCCGGCGCGGACGCCGTCGTCGTCTGCTCGGAGAACTCCAGGCACCACGACGACGTGCTCGCGGCCCTCGGGCAGGGCTGTCACGTGCTCTGTGAGAAGCCGATGGCGACCACGGCGGCCGATGCCGTCCACCTGTGGCAGGCCGCCAACGGCGCGGGGTTGGTGCTCGGGGTCGCGCACCCGGTCCGGCAGTCCCCGGCCTACCGCCACCTCCAGGCCAGGCTCGAGGGCGGCGCCCTGGGCACGGTGCTGTCTCTGCTCGGCACCAACAACGGCATGCTGCCGCGGGACCGGGCGTGGTTCACCCAGCCGCAGTGGTCCGGGGGCGGAGCCCTCGCCGACCACCTGGTGCACTGCACCGACCTGGTGGACGGGCTGCTGGGCGCTGCGGCGGTGCGGGTGCGGGCGGCGAGCAACCGCATCCTGGAGCAGTACCCGCCGACCGAGGTCGAGACGGGTGGCATCGTCACCATCGAGTACGAGGGCGGCGTCATCGCCACCGTCGACTGCTCCTGGAGCCAGCCCCGCACGGCTCCGACCTGGGGCGGCCTGAGCCTCGACGTCATCGGGACGAGGGGGAGGGTGCGCATCGACCCGTTCAACCTGCGGGTGGCGGGATTCGCGGCCGGCGGTCCGCAGTGGCTGGCCTACGGGTCCGACATGGACGCCGACATGATCGGCAACTTCCTCAGCGCGGTCCGGGGGCGCACCTCCATCCACGCCGGTGCCTTGGCCGGCGTCCGGTCCGTCGAGATCATGGCCGCCGCACTCGAGTCGGCCCGGGAGGGCGGCCGGACCGTCGCGGTCCGTTCGCTGACGAGCACGCTGTCATGA
- a CDS encoding carbohydrate ABC transporter permease produces MSELATTLPTPAAPAPPPRPPSGGGRRSVSGKVVNYALLALVVLIYLYPLVFLINTALKSNNEFFSNPTGIAKSPHLSNFSTAWRQGNFASYVLNSVLYTFAAAALGTVMSLMVAFPVSRGYLKHTRLWNVLFVSMLFLPNTLVTVFQLALRMHLYDTRLGYVLIMASGIGVGPLLISGYLKSIPRELDEAAALDGVGYLRYLFRFLPPLIQPVLATVFILQAIGVWNDIILATILLPDQAKSPVTLGLFAFKGTYVSQWSLLSAATLIVAAPLLLVYVFLQRYLVASAVGGAVKG; encoded by the coding sequence GTGAGCGAGCTGGCCACCACCCTCCCGACTCCCGCCGCCCCGGCCCCGCCACCGAGACCGCCGTCGGGAGGCGGGCGTCGGTCCGTCTCCGGCAAGGTCGTGAACTACGCCCTGCTCGCCCTGGTCGTGCTGATCTACCTCTACCCGCTGGTCTTCCTGATCAACACCGCGCTCAAGAGCAACAACGAGTTCTTCAGCAACCCCACCGGGATCGCGAAGTCGCCGCACCTGTCGAACTTCAGCACCGCGTGGCGTCAGGGAAACTTCGCCTCCTACGTCCTCAACAGCGTGCTCTACACCTTCGCCGCGGCCGCGCTGGGCACGGTGATGTCGCTGATGGTGGCCTTTCCGGTGTCCCGCGGGTACCTGAAGCACACGAGGCTCTGGAACGTCCTGTTCGTCTCCATGCTCTTCCTGCCCAACACCTTGGTCACGGTGTTCCAGCTGGCGCTGCGCATGCACCTGTACGACACGCGGCTCGGCTACGTCCTGATCATGGCCTCGGGCATCGGCGTGGGTCCCCTGCTGATCTCCGGTTACCTCAAGTCGATCCCCCGGGAGCTCGACGAGGCCGCCGCGCTCGATGGGGTGGGGTACCTGCGATACCTCTTCCGGTTCCTGCCACCGCTGATCCAGCCGGTGCTGGCGACGGTCTTCATCCTGCAGGCGATCGGCGTCTGGAACGACATCATCCTGGCGACCATCCTGCTGCCCGACCAGGCCAAGTCGCCGGTGACGCTGGGACTGTTCGCCTTCAAGGGCACCTACGTGAGCCAGTGGAGCCTGCTGTCCGCGGCGACCCTGATCGTGGCCGCTCCCCTGCTGCTGGTCTACGTCTTCCTCCAGCGGTACCTCGTCGCCAGTGCGGTCGGCGGTGCGGTGAAGGGCTGA
- a CDS encoding glycoside hydrolase family 130 protein: MNTGPVRFPLGPFTPYEGNPILTPQGDGWESGSVYNPAAVVVDGRVALLYRAHSDDIVSRVGLAWSDDGITFHREPDPVLSPSEDYDRYGVEDPRVTRVGDTYYLTYSGWDRRTALLCLATSPDLRTWTKHGPMFPDFDTFQPGGHGEPGPWSKAGGILAQPVDGTYLMYFGEGSIWAATSPDLLHWTPVTRDDEPPIMAPRPGTFSDFLVEVGPPPLVTDDGLILLVHNAATKNPDGSVRYTAGQLLFDPQRPTEILAELTRPWIEPTTYEDLNGLVSNVTFVEALVWFQGRWLAYYGQSDSTLGVAAFRPGDRFSDLQA; encoded by the coding sequence ATGAACACCGGACCAGTCAGGTTCCCGCTCGGCCCGTTCACGCCGTACGAGGGCAACCCCATCCTGACGCCCCAGGGCGACGGGTGGGAGTCCGGCAGCGTGTACAACCCGGCCGCGGTCGTCGTCGACGGCCGGGTGGCGCTGCTGTACCGGGCGCACTCCGACGACATCGTCTCCCGCGTCGGGCTGGCCTGGAGCGACGACGGGATCACGTTCCACCGCGAGCCGGACCCCGTCCTGTCACCGAGCGAGGACTACGACCGCTACGGCGTCGAGGACCCACGGGTCACCCGGGTCGGCGACACGTACTACCTGACGTACTCCGGCTGGGACCGGCGGACGGCGCTGCTCTGCCTGGCGACCTCCCCCGATCTGCGCACCTGGACGAAGCACGGGCCGATGTTCCCGGACTTCGACACGTTCCAGCCCGGCGGTCACGGTGAGCCGGGCCCCTGGTCCAAGGCCGGCGGCATCCTGGCTCAGCCGGTCGACGGGACGTACCTGATGTACTTCGGTGAAGGGTCGATCTGGGCGGCCACGTCGCCGGACCTCCTGCACTGGACCCCGGTGACCCGGGACGACGAGCCGCCGATCATGGCGCCGCGGCCCGGCACCTTCAGCGACTTCCTCGTCGAGGTGGGCCCACCGCCGTTGGTCACGGACGACGGGCTCATCCTGCTCGTCCACAACGCCGCGACCAAGAACCCCGACGGCAGCGTCCGGTACACCGCGGGCCAGCTGCTCTTCGACCCCCAGCGGCCGACCGAGATCCTCGCCGAGCTGACCCGGCCGTGGATCGAACCCACCACCTACGAGGACCTGAACGGCCTCGTCTCGAACGTGACCTTCGTCGAGGCGCTCGTCTGGTTCCAGGGTCGTTGGCTCGCCTACTACGGGCAGTCCGACTCCACCCTGGGCGTCGCCGCGTTCCGTCCCGGCGACCGCTTCTCCGACCTGCAGGCCTGA
- a CDS encoding peptidoglycan-binding protein — translation MSGSLSPFPLVSEGAHDHPVRTLQDLLNEHGYGLVVDGLFGPLTDGAVRAFQQAKGLAVDGIVGPITWSEVVVTVRQGSEGDAVRGVQEEFQFRNESGDPSKGLAVDGIFGPRTDAAVRGFQEALHADTPSVVVDGIVGPVTWQALISGMLSF, via the coding sequence ATGTCAGGTTCACTCAGCCCGTTCCCGCTCGTCAGCGAAGGTGCCCACGACCATCCCGTCCGGACCCTGCAGGACCTGCTCAACGAGCACGGCTACGGCCTGGTCGTCGACGGGCTCTTCGGCCCGCTGACGGACGGCGCGGTCCGCGCGTTCCAGCAGGCCAAGGGCCTGGCCGTCGACGGGATCGTCGGCCCGATCACCTGGTCCGAGGTGGTCGTGACGGTCCGGCAGGGCAGCGAGGGTGACGCCGTGCGCGGCGTGCAGGAGGAGTTCCAGTTCCGCAACGAGTCCGGCGACCCCTCCAAGGGGCTCGCGGTGGACGGGATCTTCGGACCCAGGACGGACGCCGCTGTGCGCGGGTTCCAGGAGGCGCTGCACGCCGACACCCCGTCCGTCGTGGTGGACGGGATCGTCGGTCCGGTGACCTGGCAGGCCCTGATCAGCGGGATGCTCTCCTTCTGA
- a CDS encoding MmcQ/YjbR family DNA-binding protein has translation MATIDDVRAVLADLPRSDEVVVRDRVKFRVGQIVYVAFSQDETEIGFGFPKEERAALVAERPEVFFLPRPSELRFNWVEAHLDALDPDELAELGLDAWRMCVPKKVSREHDLTVEAATGTLPP, from the coding sequence GTGGCGACCATCGACGACGTCCGGGCCGTGCTGGCCGACCTGCCGCGCAGCGATGAGGTGGTGGTGCGCGACCGGGTGAAGTTCCGGGTCGGGCAGATCGTCTACGTCGCGTTCTCCCAGGACGAGACCGAGATCGGGTTCGGCTTCCCGAAGGAGGAGCGCGCCGCCCTGGTGGCGGAGCGTCCGGAGGTGTTCTTCCTCCCCCGCCCGTCGGAGCTGCGCTTCAACTGGGTCGAGGCCCACCTCGACGCGTTGGACCCGGACGAGCTGGCCGAGCTGGGGCTCGACGCGTGGCGGATGTGCGTCCCGAAGAAGGTCTCCCGCGAGCACGACCTCACGGTCGAGGCGGCCACCGGTACGCTCCCGCCATGA